GAAACTCTATTTCGTCGCTCAGGATAGTCAAAAACAACAAAATGATATTTTTGAATTAGACATAAATTCATGTACTTATACCTTATGGTGCGATGATTATCAAGATAGTGATTTTTACATTAGACCTTTCCCTTACAAATTTTACTTTATAACTTGTGTAAATGAAATTGTTACCTGGGAATTATTAGATTCCTGCCATCAGGGCTCCAAAGTTGAATTATGGATTCAACCATCTATTCCAAGATCAATTGGTTATTCCAGAGAGAGTGACAAAAATGGGATTATTTGGTTATTTGATCCTTTAGGTGTAGGCAAAGTAAATCCACCTAGTCTTTTTTATACTTATCAAAACTATGCGAACCTTAATCTTTTTAGGTTCGGCCAATATGCCACAATTTACAATGGAAAAATATACACCATAGGTACTGAAATTAATGACCCTCTAAACAAAATAAGCATATTTGAAATCGATACTTCAACTTTAAAAGTAATAAGAAAAATTAGAACTTTTGAAAATTATGAAACCGCTCCTGGTTCACTATTTCCATTGAATATAAGTTGTGGGGTAAGCCATTTAATTTGTATTGTTCAAAATAAGTTATACTATTTGGATATTAATTCAGGAAATCTAAGTTTAATGTGTGACGTACAGCTCAATGCACCAAATGATAACTTTTTAGTCAATGGAGCTTCACCCTGGCCTTACAATCCAAATGATTGTGATGTTTTCATTGATTTGGATTTGGATGGAAACTCAGGAGATAAGACCAATGGATTTAACAAATTTTTGAAATGTCGTCAAAATAAATCGCTTATAACCGATGCTGATTTAGATGTATTTTCTGATTTTGGAAGCATGGATTCATTGAACGTTGAACTTTTAAATACTGTTGACAACAACTATGAGCGATTATCATTGGATACTTTTGGAAATTTTAAAGCTATTAATTCAAATACTTTTGTAAGAATTTTTCCCTCCGGTTTTACTTCAAACAAAGATTATGAACTGGCTTTAAAAAATATTTATTATGTCAATGATGCATGCCCGGTTTCTCCCGGTTTAAGAAAAATAAGGTTTATAGCTTATAAAAATGGAAAAACAGATACTGCTATTTGTAATTTAAATATTATAGGGCCTTATTTTAATGCAGGTAGCAATAATCAAATTTCAATTTGTAAAATTGACACTGTTATAAATTTATCTTCTTTCCTTGGAACTTGTTTTAGTTCTAATGGCATCTGGAGCAATTCAAAAGGAATTTTAAACCCCTCAAAAGATACCAGTGGAATTTACTCTTATACAGTAGGTGATTCCATTTGTGGAATAGATGCTGCATTTATCAAAGTTGATTTGCTTGGTCTACCTGCTTTTGACTTAGGAGCGGATCAATATATTTGTCCTGGAGACAGTGTTAGTTTTGAAGTCCCTGCCCTTCTTACTGTGGAATGGCAAGACAAGAGTACAGCACCAAAATATGTTGTCACGAATCCAGGAATTTACGAAGTAAGAATAACCAATGATAAGGGTTGTTTTATTTATGATTCGATTCAGATTTTTCAAAACAATTATACAACTGTAACCAGGTCCACATCCATCTGTCAGAATCAAAATTTTATCTATAAAAACATCTCCTATCCTCCCGGTTTTCTCATCAGAGATACCCTCTACGCTGCCTCCGGCTGCGATACTTTACTGGAATTGTGGCTACAACCTCTTCCTTTGCCCGCTGTGCGCATTTTGGGAGATACCCTCCTATGTGAAGGGGATACTGCCTTGCTCAGCACCTCAGCCTCCGGAAGCCTCCTGTGGTCCACCGGCGATACCACAAGAGCCATTCCTGCAGCACCGGGCAATTATTCCCTCACCGTCACGGATGCCAACAATTGCTCCGCAAGCTCTTCCTTCCACGTGGACCAGGCACCGCCACTTTCTTATGTCATCACTTCTTACGACCCCCTTTGCAGCGAGGAGCTGGGAAGCGTCCTCCTCAGGGTTTCTTCAGGTGGAATTCCTCCCATACAATATTCCCTCAACGGACTGACCAATCTTTCCGGCATCTTTTCTTCTCTGCCTCCGGGATCTTACATTGCCACTTTTTCGGATGCGCTGGGTTGTACCCGCTCTGACACAGTCCTCATCCTGCCTCCACCACTCTTTGAAGTCGACATGACAGACTCCCTTATCCTTGATGCAGGGTCTTCCGTCCTCGTGCAATACAGACTCCTCCAGGGCTCCATTCAGAACATCTTGTTCCGGCCCGGTGAAGGAATCGCTCTGAATCAGGGTGGGCTGCGCATCTCCGCAACCACCGACCAAATTTATACCCTCACCTTCATCGACGACAACGGCTGTGAGATTACCAAAACGCTCAAAGTCTCCGTCAGACAAAACAATGAATTCTTTGCCCCATTGATCTTCTCCCCAAACAACGATGGCATCAACGACTTTTGGTTGCCTTCCTGGGGCAGTTCCTGGACCCGGGCAGAAATCAAAATTTATGACCGGTGGGGTGCACTCATGGCTTCCCCTCCCCCAGCTCAGGGCTGGGATGGCAATCACCATGGAACGCCCTGCATCCCGGGTGTGTATCTGTTCCACATCGTTCTCTATGATGCGCAAGGTAACTCTACTTCTTTCTCTGGAGATCTTACTTTGGTGAGGTAAAACACATCATTCAGCTTCCTTAAACCTGCCTGAGAAAATTTAGTTTGCATTCAAAATAAATGTCCAAAAATTTGGAATTCTCAATCAGCCTTTGCTATATTCACTTAATTTTTATTACACCACATTTTTTTAGACACCGATTTAACACTTGCTATGTAACTTTTTTATTCATCTAAAATTTTTATCTATGAAAACTAAAATTTTTGCTACTGTATCAGCAAAATTAAATTCCGCCCCCCCCCATTTTTCTTCACTGAAATTTGGCATTCTTAACCCCTTTATCGCCTCCATCATGGCTGCACTCTTGACACTTGGTTTGCCTGGAATTGTGGTTGGACAGGATCCATTAGACATCAGTGGTATTAGTCTATTTAGAACTGCAGGTTATGGCGTTGAGAACCACGATTTTTCAATCTGGGTAATCCATCCGGATGATAACGGGGCTCAATGGAATTTTCAAGGAGCTTTTACTACTCAATCTTGTGGGGATGAAATATACGAGGGAACAATTTACTTATTAGGCCAAAACAGTGATAATAATACTATCAAAGTTCTGCCCTCCAGCGAAAATGATTATGCGGATTATACCAACGGAGTTACTGCTTACGATATGGCGAGAATTTCCGCTCACCTCAACAGTTTGGAAAATATTTCTTGCCCTTATAAAATAATTTCTGCCGATGCAGATGGTGACCAGACTATAGATTGGGATGACTATGATCAATTGAGTGATTTAATTCTTGGTTATATTGATGAATTTAACCGTCAAAGTTGGGAATGGGTTAATCCATACATGATTTCATTATCTACCTATGGAAGTTTTAGTACATATCCTTTTAGGTATGTCATTTCAGATCAGTGGCCGGGAGGTGTGATTTTCCCTCGACTTACTTATTCAGAAGTTGATAATAATCAATATAAATATTTTGATTACAGATCTACCAAAGTTGGGGACATTGACAAAACCGAAAATGGAGGTTCTATAAATACCTGGGTGTGTGGAGCAGGAAGCTATCCAAGTTGTTTTAATTGCAATGAAAAAATTAGTTCAAGAAGCAACACCAGCAACATAAGTAACATCAAAATTCATAAAGGGGATTTATTGGAATTTTATGTGGTCCCTGATCAAAACAGTTCTATAAATGGTTTAGAATTACCTGTTTTCATAGATGACAAGTATCTTGAAATTTTAACTATTGAAACCATACCAGAATTAAATGTTAAAACAAACTTCCAGCAAAAAAATAAGCGATTAACTGCTCTTGGTCTGGATTCTAAACTGGAGAAGCACAACTATGAAGCACAAACTCCCTTATTGAAATTTACCTTAAAAGCCAAATCTGATCACTTGCATCTGGGCAAAATAGTAGCCTGGGATCAAAACCGAAATCCTGAACTCATCAGTTTTCCGGACCTTTTAACTTCCAACGATTTATCACTGATTTTAATTAAGCATACGCCGGATAATTTTGATTTTGGACAAATAGGAAATACAAGCAGAATTTCCTTTGCCAACGATATTCAAAGAACGGTTTCTTATGATCTTTTTGATGCTTTGGGAAATAGAATTATTTCCGGAAAGTTATCTTTGGAGGCCGGATATCAGGAAGTGAATTTTGATGAGCAATTAACCCCGGGCTTATTCCATTTGGTCATCCAAAAGGAGCAACAAATCTTAACAAAAAAAATTATCAAAATTTAATTATACCGTTACCGGTCATGGATTTTATCTGTGACCGGTTATTTTAATTATGAAGAATTTAATTTCTTTGACCATCATTTTAATTTTTATTCAGACTGTATATAGTCAGGAAAGACTTGCTGTTACAAGATTATACATTGACCGTAAGCATGCTTTTCTACACACGAATTTTGATTGCAAGGATACTTTAATTATCTGCGATAATTTGAACATTGCTATTGACCAAATTTGTTATCATCCCAATGGAGATCTGATCGGAATTTGGCAGCAATGTCTTGGTCCCGTATCTAACTGTCCAAAAGACTCCATAGTCCTATTTAAGATTGATCCATTAAATTGCGAGGTAAAAATAATCAGATCCTTTTCACAAGATAATTTTTCGCTGTATCCTCGTTTATTTTATATTGACTATTTAGGTCGTATTATATCAAGAGGTGGAATTGGGATGCATGAAAAATTGCTACTCGCGGAAAGTCTAAGAGATACTTTTAAAACTATTAGTATTCTACCAAACAAGGGGATTTATTTTGATGATTTTACTTACATAAAAGGCTTGCTTTTTGCTTATGATAATTTTTCTGGTGAAATCGACCAATTTGACCAAAATTTTAAATTCATTAAATCTTATAATTATCTATCACATTCGTTAGGTAGTTTTACAAACATTTATTACGATTGTGACAGTTTTAATACTTTTTGTTTTGGAAGCAAAAAGGATATTAAAACATTAAATGATAAACCTTGGGATTTAGGTATTTATCAGTTCCGTTTTGATTTGCAAAATGGTATTTTATTGGACAGCATGTGCTACACTCCTGCTTTTGATACAAACGTTGTTGGGTGGGCTGGAAATCTCACCAGTAAGTATGAATACCTTGGTTCCGATCCGGAATGTGATCTCCTGCTCGATCTGGACCGCAATAATTCTTCCGGTCTTTATCCCTATGATTTTGATATTCCTTTCGCGCTTTGTGCGCCCAATGATTCCGCTACTCTTTGCGACGACGATCTTTATCTCCACACTTCTTTTCCTCTGGACAGCATCTCCATCCTCCTTTCCAATGCACTTAATCTGCCGCTGGAATTCATTGCTTCCACAGGTCTCCCACCGGGATTTTCTTTGCTTAGGCGTTCAGATTCTACCTGGACTTTGTCCGGATCATCCGCATCCGATGCAGAATACACCCTGGCGCTTAAATCACTCCGATATGTCAACAATGCTCCCTTCAGAATTTCTGGTTCCAGACAGATCTCCTTTCAGGGTCACAATTCCCTGAAATCAGGTTCTCTGGCCCGTGCTTTCCTCCGTCTGGGAAACAAGCCTTACAGTGGTCCCGATACCAGCATTCACATCTGCTTGCCGGCTCTTGATCCCGTTGATCTTCTTCCTCTCCTCTCCAACGCAGATTCAGATGGACTTTTTTATCCTCCACTGAAATCCGCCAACAAGGTCTTTGTGCCCGGCTCTGATTCCTATGGCCTCTACCGGTACATCACTACCGATCTCTTCTGTGGTACCGATACGGCACAGATACTCCTCTCTGAAGCCCATTCCATTCCCGCTGATCTGGGACCCGATCTGGAGTTTTGCAACGGCGATTCCTTCTCCCTCCTTCTCAACCACCCGGCACTGGACAGCCTGTGGATCAATGGATCTCCTGCCTCTCCTCATATCATTCTCCGCAAGCCCGGATCCTACTTCCTGACGCTCAAGTCTAAGGACGGGTGCCTGTCCTACGACTCCCTCCTCATTCAAAAATCTTCCAGGCTCCTATCTCGTTTTGACTCTTTGACGGTGTGTCGCAACGGTTCCTTGGTCTACAAAAATAAAACTTACTTCCCGGGTCAAACTATTCTTGATACTTTGTATGCTGCTCTTTCCTGTGACACCCTCCTCTCCATCTCGCTCATCCCCTCTGATCTGAACCTTACCAGAGTTACCAGACCTCTTTGTCTGAATGAAAAATATATCTACAAAAACATCTCCTATCCTCCCGGTTCTCTCATCAGAGATACCCTCTACGCCGCCTCAGGTTGCGATACTTTACTGGAATTGTGGCTACAACTGCTTCCTCTGCCCGCTGTAAGCATTTTGGGGGATACCCTCATTTGTGAAGGGGACACTACTTTGCTCAGCACCTCAGCCTCCGGAAGCCTCCTGTGGTCCACCGGCGATACCACAAGAGCCATTCCTGCAGCACCGGGCAATTATTCCCTCACCGTCACGGATGCCAACAATTGCTCCGCAAGCTCTTCCTTCCACGTGGACCAGGCACCGCCACTTTCTTACGTCATCACTTCTTACGACCCCTTTGCAGCGAGGAGCTGGGAAGCGTCCTCCTCAAGGTTTCTTCAGGTGGAATTCCTCCCTTTCAATATGCTCTCAACGGGATGACCAATCTTTCAGGCATCTTTTCTTCCCTGCCTCCGGGATCTTACATTGCCACTTTTTCAGATGCGCTGGGTTGTACCCGCTCTGACACAGTCCTCATCCTGCCTCCGCCACTCTTTGAAGTCGACATGACAGACTCCCTTATCCTCGATGCAGGGTCTTCCGTCCTGGTGCAATACAGACTCCTCAAAGGCTCCATTCAAAACATCTTGTTCCAGCCCGGTGAAGGAATCGCTCTGGATCAGGGTGGGCTGCGCATCTCCGCAACCACCGACCAAATTTATACCCTCACCTTCATCGACGACAACGGCTGTGAGATTACCAAAACGCTCAAGGTCTCCGTCAGACAAAACAATGAATTCTTTGCCCCATTGATCTTCTCCCCAAACAACGATGGCATCAACGACTTCTGGTTGCCTTCCTGGGGCAGCTCCTGGACCCGGGCAGAAATCAAAATCTATGACCGATGGGGGGCGCTCATGGCTTCCCCTCCCACAGCTCAGGGCTGGGATGGCAATCACCATGGAATGCCTTGCATCCCGGGTGTGTATCTGTTCCACATCGTTCTCTATGATGCGCAAGGTAGCTCTACTTCTTTCTCTGGAGATCTTACTTTGGTGAGGTAAAACACATCATTCAGCTTCCTTAAACCTGCCTGAGAAAATTTAGTTTGCATTCAAAATAAATGTCCAAAAATTTGGAATTCTCAATCAGCCTTTACTATATTCACTTAATTTTTATTACACCACATTTTTTTAGACACCGATTTAACACTGGGTATGTAACATTTTTATTCATCCAAAATTTTTATCTATGAAAACTAAAATTTTTGCTACTGTTTCAGCAAAATTAAATTCCTCCCCAACTCATTTTTCTTCACTGAAATTTGGCTTTCTTAAACCCGTCATCGCCTCCATCATGGCTACACTCTTGACACTTGGTTTGCCTGGAATTGTGGTTGGACAAGATTCATGTGAAACTGTTAATTTAGAAGGTCATTGTTTGTTTCGCAATTATAGCTTTGGAGTTAGTAACCATTCTTTTAGTATTTTAGTATACCAAGTTTCTGGATCCCAATGCGAAGGCCAAACCTCTCACACTTCAACTGGGTGTGAATATGGGATTTTTGAAATCGAAGATTATACTGAAATTCCTAGCAGCATCAACTCTACTTTAAGCGTAGTCGAGGTAACCCCTTACACGGATAATGATGTATATGATTATCAGGATGGTGTTACAGCAGCAGATGTGGCCGCCATTAATAAGCATGTATTGGGTATTGAATACATCACTGATCCTTATAAAATTGTTGCTGCTGATCCTACAGGAAATCAAATTATTGATTCCAATGATAGAGTTGCCATTTATAATCTCATTTTATACAATACCCTCTTTAATAGAACCAGCTGGGATTGGTTTAATGAATATCAGGTGGCAAATAATTCTTCTCACTTTAATTCCAATCCTTTTGCTTATTCATTATGGGATCTATGGACTGACCAGATCATCATCTATCCCAGCATGAGTCACAGTACACTCGTAAATTATCAAAACAGATACCTCCATTACAGAACTACAAAAGTTGGTGAAATTGACAACACCACTGCCAATACCTGGGTATGTGATACCTACACTTTTAAATCACCTGCTGTTTCTGCAAGATCCGGCACAGATATCCAAAATCTAAAAGTGCCCGCAAATTCAGAATTACGCTTTAGTGTGGCCGTAGAAATCAATGAACCCATTGTTAGTTTAGAATTACCCATTAGAATTGATAAAAGTTTATTCACCATAAAAGACATCAGTTCCACCGGAAACTTCCCGATCAATTATGCTTACAGTGAACTGACCAATCGCCTCACCATCTTATGGGTGGATGCTAATTTAAAAGAATTAAAAACAAATGGAGAATCAATAATTCTGAATTTTACTTTGATTGCAAATAAATCGATTGACAATTTAACCAATGAAATTATTTGGGATCCTAAAAGGCAGGTAGAAGCGACCAATATGAAAGGTCATCTTATAAACACTAATGCACGGATAATTTTGGATGATGTAATTCAAGGTAATTTAAGCATGATTTATAATCATAACTTCCATGAAATTCAAATTCACAGCAACAATTCAGGTTTTGGAGAATTGATGTTTTTTGATTCCAATGGAAACTTAATATCAGGGGATAAAATTGAATTGTTCGAAGGAAAGGCAAATTATAAGGTTCCTGAAAATTTAACGCCGGGAATCTATTTTGCCAAACTGGTTACCTTAGATAAGGTATTCTCTGCAAAATTTTTATCTAAATAAAATTTTTATTGACGGTTGGGTATCAGATTAAAACCCAACCGTTCTCCAAATTTTTATCATTCAATCTATGTTCAGAGCAATTGTTGTTGTAATTCTAATTATATTAATTAAACCAATTGGAATTGCTCAAAATATTATTTTTTGGTCCGGTGGATTTCAAGTAGAATGGGATGCAGCCAGTTGTTCTCTTAATACAACTTTTTGTCAACCTATTTCAAACAAAGCTTATGCTTTTCACCCAAATGGAAATATTGTTTGGATGAGGTCAACACCGCTTCCGGGAAATTTCTCAAGAGTTGCATATTATATTAGGGATTTTATTAATTGTGATACAACCCTTATGTATTCATTTGTAAAATATAATTATTCTCAAAATGGCGCTCCACTAAAAATTGATCATTTGGGCAGAATGTATGCCAATAACACAAAAGACAGCAGTATTGTGGTTTCTAATTTCATTGGTGACTCGCTTCATTATTTATTAAACTGGCAAATAAGACCATCATATATTTTATTAGATAATGATGAAATTCTCCTGCTCAACTATACTAAAACATATTCAAGATATGACAAGAATTACAATTTTATACAAAATGTCCAGTTTTCTGTTCCCATTGTCAATTTGACAAAATTAATAATTGATTGCGACTCTAGTTATTATTTGGCCGCAGCACTGGACATGCCAATGGATGTTTATTTAGATTCATTAAATAACCATTTTTTTGAATTTTCCTTTAGTACAGAACACACCAGAATTATTGCCTATGATTTGAAATCTAATCGAGAGATAAAAGAGCTGTGCAAAGTTATTTTGCCATTTAAAAATACATATATCGGCATCCTAAACCCTCTGGAATTTCTGGATTCAGAAAACCAATGTGATCTCCTGCTCGATCTGGACCGCAATAATTCTTCCGGTCTTTATCCCTATGATTTTGATATTCCCTTTGCGCTTTGTGCGCCCAATGATTCCGCTACTCTTTGCGACGACGATCTTTACCTCCACACTTCTTTTCCTCTGGACAGCATCTCCATCCTCCTTTCCAACGCTCTTAATCTCCCGCTGGAATTCATTGCTTCCACAGGTCTCCCGCCGGGATTTTCTTTGCTTAGGCGTTCTGATTCTACCTGGACTTTGTCCGGATCATCCGCATCCGATGCAGAATACACCCTGGCACTTAAATCACTCCGATATGTCAACAATGCTCCCTTCAGAATTTCAGGTTCCAGACAGATCTCCTTTCAGGGTCACAATTCCCTGAAATCAGGTTCTCTGGCCCGTGCTTTCCTCCGTCTGGGAAACAAGCCTTACAGTGGTCCCGATACCAGCATTCACATCTGCTTGCCGGCTCTTGATCCCGTTGATCTTCTTCCTCTCCTCTCCAACGCAGATTCAGATGGACTTTTTTATCCTCCACTGAAATCCGCCAACAAGGTCTTTGTGCCCGGCTCTGATTCCTATGGCCTCTACCGGTACATCACTACCGATCTCTTCTGTGGTACCGATACGGCACAGATACTCCTCTCTGAAGCCCATTCCATTCCCGCTGATCTGGGACCCGATCTGGAGTTTTGCAACGGCGATTCCTTCTCCCTCCTTCTCAACCACCCGGCACTGGACAGCCTGTGGATCAATGGATCTCCTGCCTCTCCTCATATCATTCTCCGCAAGCCCGGATCCTACTTCCTGACGCTCAAGTCTAAGGACGGGTGCCTGTCCTACGACTCCCTCCTCATTCAAAAATCTTCCAGGCTCCTATCTCGTTTTGACTCTTTGACGGTGTGTCGCAACGGTTCCTTGGTCTACAAAAATAAAACTTACTTCCCGGGTCAAACTATTCTTGATACTTTGTATGCTGCTCTTTCCTGTGACACCCTCCTCTCCATCTCGCTCATCCCCTCTGATCTGAACCTTACCAGAGTTACCAGACCTCTTTGTCTGAATGAAAAATATATCTACAAAAACATCTCCTATCCTCCCGGTTCTCTCATCAGAGATACCCTCTACGCCGCCTCAGGTTGCGATACTTTACTGGAATTGTGGCTACAACTGCTTCCTCTGCCCGCTGTAAGCATTTTGGGGGATACCCTCATTTGTGAAGGGGACACTACTTTGCTCAGCACCTCAGCCTCCGGAAGCCTCCTGTGGTCCACCGGCGATACCACAAGAGCCATTCCTGCAGCACCGGGCAATTATTCCCTCACCGTCACGGATGCCAACAATTGCTCCGCAAGCTCTTCCTTCCACGTGGACCAGGCACCGCCACTTTCTTACGTCATCACTTCTTACGACCCCCTTTGCAGCGAGGAGCTGGGAAGCGTCCTCCTCAAGGTTTCTTCAGGTGGAATTCCTCCCTTTCAATATGCTCTCAACGGGATGACCAATCTTTCCGGCATCTTTTCTTCCCTGCCTCCGGGATCTTACATTGCCACTTTTTCAGATGCGCTGGGTTGTACCCGCTCTGACACAGTCCTCATCTTGCCTCCGCCACTCTTTGAAGTCGACATGACAGACTCCCTTATCCTCGATGCAGGGTCTTCCGTCCTGGTGCAATACAGACTCCTCAAAGGCTCCATTCAAAACATCTTGTTCCAGCCCGGTGAAGGAATCGCTCTGGATCAGGGTGGGCTGCGCATCTCCGCAACCACTGACCAAATTTATACCCTCACCTTCATCGACGACAACGGCTGTGAGATTACCAAAACGCTCAAAGTCTCTGTCAGACAAAACAATGAATTCTTTGCCCCATTGATCTTCTCCCCAAACAACGATGGCATCAACGACTTTTGGTTGCCTTCCTGGGGCAGCTCCTGGACGCGGGCAGAAATCAAAATCTATGACCGGTGGGGGGCGCTCATGGCTTCCCCTCCCGCCACTCAGGGCTGGGATGGCAATCACCATGGAATGCCTTGCATCCCGGGTGTGTATCTGTTCCACATCGTTCTCTATGATGCGCAAGGTACCTCTACTTCTTTCTCTGGAGATCTTACTTTGGTGAGGTAAAGCACATCATTCAGCTTCCTTTAACCTGCCTGAGAAAATTTAGTTTGCATTCAAAATAAATGTCCAAAAATTTGGAATTCTCAATCAGCCTTTGCTATATTCACTTAATTTTTATTACACCACATTTTTTTAGACACCGATTTAAAACTTGCTATGTAACTTTTTTATTCATCTAAAATTTTTATCTATGAAAACTAAAATTTTTGCTACTGTTTCAGCAAAATTAAATTCCTACCCCCCCCATTTTTCTTTACTGAAATTTGGTTTTCTTAAACCCGTCATCGCCTCCATCATGGCTACACTTTTTACCATCGCATTGCCTGGATTGGTCAATGGGCAATGTCCATCAAGCTATTCTGGACAGATGGGAAATAATCAACCTTATACTCCATGTGGTTTTAATACAATAGACGTATTAATGAATACTTCTAATAACTTCACAGCCTATACAGGGATAGTCAATGGAAACTTTTCCTCTAATGTGAAAATTCTTAGTATTTCAAATTCAAGTGGAGTTACGTCCAGCATCTCTGGAGACTATAATTTTACAATTAATTTGAACAATAAATCTATTACAAGTGGCACTGCAATTTCCCTTGCAACAATAACCTACACTTTGATGACAGGAAATTCCGCATCAGCTGTAACTACTTTTACCCGTGTGACTGCTGTCGACCCAGGAGCTCCGGGTGGTTATACTTTATGTACGACTGGAGGAAATGCCAGCTCTGAGAGTATCTCTCTTGCTCAGCGTACACTAGAGGGAAATGTACTTATTCCAAGTGAGTTTAGCTGCACTTCCGGAAGCACCAATCATGGTTTACCGGAGCGTGATATTGCAATTGATATGAACTATAATCCGTATTACAACATTTGTACAATTACTGATACTCCTTCAGATGGTTTTTATGAATGTGAGGAACTTCGAAATGGGTGTAAGTATAAAGTTTGTGTAACGCATGAAAATGAACAAGCTTGTGGAATTGATGAATTTGATCTTGATGTCATAAGGGATCACATCCTTGGAACAGATTGTTTTGATTGGGTTTGGCAACTTTATGCTGCAGATGTAAATAATAATGGTTCCATTTCAACAGCAGATGTGCTCCAAATCCAAAATATACTTAACAATGTATCTGCTACAATGCCATTGATGTGGAAATACATCAATTACACAGAATATGTTGCTCAGGTTTTAATAAACCAAAATGACAATTGTAATGCAGATATTCCTGTTGCTGACAATTGTGCCGAAATAACAATTTCCTCCAATCCCACTGTGGAAGATTGGTATGGTTTTCCGGTAGGAGATGTAAATTATTCCTGCACCTCTTGTGAATTTGCGTCTGCCCCGGTGTCACGATCTTATACTTTGG
This region of Candidatus Vicinibacter affinis genomic DNA includes:
- a CDS encoding T9SS type B sorting domain-containing protein — translated: MFRAIVVVILIILIKPIGIAQNIIFWSGGFQVEWDAASCSLNTTFCQPISNKAYAFHPNGNIVWMRSTPLPGNFSRVAYYIRDFINCDTTLMYSFVKYNYSQNGAPLKIDHLGRMYANNTKDSSIVVSNFIGDSLHYLLNWQIRPSYILLDNDEILLLNYTKTYSRYDKNYNFIQNVQFSVPIVNLTKLIIDCDSSYYLAAALDMPMDVYLDSLNNHFFEFSFSTEHTRIIAYDLKSNREIKELCKVILPFKNTYIGILNPLEFLDSENQCDLLLDLDRNNSSGLYPYDFDIPFALCAPNDSATLCDDDLYLHTSFPLDSISILLSNALNLPLEFIASTGLPPGFSLLRRSDSTWTLSGSSASDAEYTLALKSLRYVNNAPFRISGSRQISFQGHNSLKSGSLARAFLRLGNKPYSGPDTSIHICLPALDPVDLLPLLSNADSDGLFYPPLKSANKVFVPGSDSYGLYRYITTDLFCGTDTAQILLSEAHSIPADLGPDLEFCNGDSFSLLLNHPALDSLWINGSPASPHIILRKPGSYFLTLKSKDGCLSYDSLLIQKSSRLLSRFDSLTVCRNGSLVYKNKTYFPGQTILDTLYAALSCDTLLSISLIPSDLNLTRVTRPLCLNEKYIYKNISYPPGSLIRDTLYAASGCDTLLELWLQLLPLPAVSILGDTLICEGDTTLLSTSASGSLLWSTGDTTRAIPAAPGNYSLTVTDANNCSASSSFHVDQAPPLSYVITSYDPLCSEELGSVLLKVSSGGIPPFQYALNGMTNLSGIFSSLPPGSYIATFSDALGCTRSDTVLILPPPLFEVDMTDSLILDAGSSVLVQYRLLKGSIQNILFQPGEGIALDQGGLRISATTDQIYTLTFIDDNGCEITKTLKVSVRQNNEFFAPLIFSPNNDGINDFWLPSWGSSWTRAEIKIYDRWGALMASPPATQGWDGNHHGMPCIPGVYLFHIVLYDAQGTSTSFSGDLTLVR
- a CDS encoding T9SS type B sorting domain-containing protein, coding for MKHCIIGLLMVIFGLPSVSQKLYFVAQDSQKQQNDIFELDINSCTYTLWCDDYQDSDFYIRPFPYKFYFITCVNEIVTWELLDSCHQGSKVELWIQPSIPRSIGYSRESDKNGIIWLFDPLGVGKVNPPSLFYTYQNYANLNLFRFGQYATIYNGKIYTIGTEINDPLNKISIFEIDTSTLKVIRKIRTFENYETAPGSLFPLNISCGVSHLICIVQNKLYYLDINSGNLSLMCDVQLNAPNDNFLVNGASPWPYNPNDCDVFIDLDLDGNSGDKTNGFNKFLKCRQNKSLITDADLDVFSDFGSMDSLNVELLNTVDNNYERLSLDTFGNFKAINSNTFVRIFPSGFTSNKDYELALKNIYYVNDACPVSPGLRKIRFIAYKNGKTDTAICNLNIIGPYFNAGSNNQISICKIDTVINLSSFLGTCFSSNGIWSNSKGILNPSKDTSGIYSYTVGDSICGIDAAFIKVDLLGLPAFDLGADQYICPGDSVSFEVPALLTVEWQDKSTAPKYVVTNPGIYEVRITNDKGCFIYDSIQIFQNNYTTVTRSTSICQNQNFIYKNISYPPGFLIRDTLYAASGCDTLLELWLQPLPLPAVRILGDTLLCEGDTALLSTSASGSLLWSTGDTTRAIPAAPGNYSLTVTDANNCSASSSFHVDQAPPLSYVITSYDPLCSEELGSVLLRVSSGGIPPIQYSLNGLTNLSGIFSSLPPGSYIATFSDALGCTRSDTVLILPPPLFEVDMTDSLILDAGSSVLVQYRLLQGSIQNILFRPGEGIALNQGGLRISATTDQIYTLTFIDDNGCEITKTLKVSVRQNNEFFAPLIFSPNNDGINDFWLPSWGSSWTRAEIKIYDRWGALMASPPPAQGWDGNHHGTPCIPGVYLFHIVLYDAQGNSTSFSGDLTLVR
- a CDS encoding T9SS type B sorting domain-containing protein, whose product is MTDSLILDAGSSVLVQYRLLKGSIQNILFQPGEGIALDQGGLRISATTDQIYTLTFIDDNGCEITKTLKVSVRQNNEFFAPLIFSPNNDGINDFWLPSWGSSWTRAEIKIYDRWGALMASPPTAQGWDGNHHGMPCIPGVYLFHIVLYDAQGSSTSFSGDLTLVR